tcaagatcggcttcgcaggaacgcctctactccgggaaaagaccattcagctcctcaaggagtacaaagatgtctttgcatggtctccgttggacatgaccggagtgccccccgaggtaatcactcatcggttaaatattgatccttcaatacggccagtaaaacagaagcaaagactctttgcggcagaaagaagccaagtcatccatgacgaagtccgccaattactaaaagcggatgtactattcgaggtgaaatatccttcttgggtggctaatcctgtgatgatcaagaaaaaagaaggaggatggcggatgtgcatagattttaccgatctaaacaagcactgtcctaaagattgctatccccttccgaatatagataaaaaagtagaagctttgatcggcttcgaaattttctgttttcttgatttatacaaaggatatcaccaagtattgatggatgagagtgacgctccgaaaacagctttcattaccgatttcggcattttcgcttataaaaagatgccattcggtttaaagaatgccggagccacttatcaaaggatggtagacaagctttttcggcacctaatcggaaaacaggttgaagtgtatgtcgacgacatagttgtcaaaagcaaaagcacttcggagtatgaagacaacctcaaatccactctcaacgtgctccgaaaagccaacctcaaactcaacccccaaaaatgtacctttttggtagattcgggaaagtttctgggttgttgggtttcaaaggacggactcaaggcaaacccctcaaaagttcaagtcgttcagaacatggcaatgccgaagtccatacatgacgtgcaaaggctaaccggatgtctagccgcactgaatcgattcctttcccaagcagccgaaaagcaactgccgttcttcaaggtgttgaaaaaggcaccaaagttcgagtggggagccgagcagaaaaaggcctttgacgagctcaaaagttatctagccgagcttcctattctctctgctccaaccgaagccgaagtaatattcttatacttagcggcatcagatcaaaccatcagcgcggtgcttgtacgagaagaaggcctaaagcagtttcccatctactttacaagccgagcattaagaggtccagaaacaaggtatcaacctctggaaaaaattgctctggcgttagtaaatgcagcaaggagactgcggccatacttctatgctcacaaggtatgcgtcttaaccgatctgcctcttcggcaagttttgaccaagccagaagcatcaggcagaatcgccaaatgggccatagagctgggagaacactcaatcgagtacctacctcggaaagccatcaagggacaagccttggcagattttcttgcagaggccaagttcgataaagcaatccctgtcattgccgaacagaaaaattctgccaatgccgaactagctcagcccttggaatccgaagaagagccgccggactgctggagcggattcgtagatggagcttcgaataaaacgggaagtggagctggtattctgcttatcgctcccgatggacacgaggtaacctattcacttcggttctcattcccaaccactaataacgaagccgaatacgaagccctccttgccggactccagttagcgcaaagtctgctcgtcaaatctctcaaagtccattgtgattcacaagtcatagtaaatcacatgttgggtacaagtgaagctcgtgacgagagaatgaagaagtatttggacaaagcgcaaagcatcagccgaagtttctcttattttcggataatccgcattccctgagcggaaaatagccgagcagataccttaagtaagttggcctcagatccgagctcaaaggcggaagaattaatgcatcgaagcattgatgaagccgaggtacattcagtatccagctcgccgaactggatgacgccgatcttgcagtatctggatcaaggacaattgcccgaggataagagagaagctcggaagatcacatgccgagcacttcggtacgaacttcatgaaggagtcctctttagaaagtcttacctccagccgttattgcggtgcgtaggaccagaagagacggactacatcctcagagaagttcatgaaggatcgtgcggtagccacatcggagccagagctttagctaaaaaagttctgagatggggatattattggccaaccatggtacaagaggcagtgcagctcgtcaagacatgcccgaagtgccaaatccatgcaaatatcccaaggatgccgcagaccgatctatccactatgcaaagcccttggccttttatgcaatggggtatagacatagtaggaccactaccacaagctcctcggcaaatgaaattccttatcgttgccgtggactacttcacgaagtgggtggaagctgaaccattagctacgataacgagctcgaaggcattggatttcgtctggaagaacatagtgtgccgatttggcataccccacatcctcatctcggataacgggactcagttcaccgacaagacgttcaagaattggtgccaagagctgaatattcaacagcggttcacttcggtctctcatccacaagcaaacggacaaacggaggtaacaaatcgtatcctggtgaaagggttaaaagctcggttagaacaagccaaaggacaatgggtagaaaatctccctcaagtcctatggtcctaccgaactacacccacaacctccaacggtgaaactccgtacagtctggtgtacggcactgaagccgtaattccggtggagatcggcgtacccagtccccgaactctaaatttctcagcagaaatgaatgacgacggactgagagccgagctagatcttgccgaagaaagaagagaattggcatgcataaaagcagccaagtacaaggagcaagtagcccggtattacaaccaaagggtgaagaagctgcaatttcaagtgggagatctcgttttgagaaacaacgaagtaagccgagcagaaaagctgggcaagctcgaacccacatgggaaggtccgtatcgggtgtcagaagtcctcggcaaagggtcttacaaattggctcacatgtcaggagaacaggtaccccgaacatggcacatttccaacctcaaaaagttccatttgtaagagacagtccggtcagtcagtcttgagtcctgttcggtcaatgtgctttatttggtttgcttggtctttgtttgtctctatgtgctttttatttgtctatatgcgttttgtctgtctatgtgcgtgtcgtctcttacaaatgttactgaggtatcttgttcttcgaaggctgatccccttcttagaacatatacaagccaacgattgtgaagtcaaagcttctacagaagatacaagaccacaattcagcttaaacaagcagttcgtctgaaacgagctgcaacaagccaacgattgtgagtcaaagcttctacagaagatacaagaccacaattcagcttaaacaagcagttcgtctgaaacgagctgcaacaagccaacgattgagtcaaagcttctacagaagatacaagaccacaattcagcttaaacaagcagttcgtctgaaacgagctgcaataagccaacgattgtgaagtccaagcttctaaagaggatacaagaccacaattcggcttaagaatcaagcacttcgtctgaaacgaactgcaacgaaagtccgattctcgcgataaaacttgcctgaattaggacaagggaaagtccgatccacgcgataaaactcgccgaattaggacaagggaaagtccgatccccgaattaggacaacggaaagtccgatccgagcgataaaactcgccaaattaggacacaagcttagtccggtcaaaggtgtttatttcatcagaccaaagacgagttcggtcaaagaagagttcacttcataagaccgaggacaaacatcaacttaccccgtacctttatccagaatgccgaagtgattcacttcgctttccggggggggtagtgatggagtacgtactaaacaagcccaacagcagtaaagcccatcagcctaaagcccaagaaagagtatcagttcggcatgactaaagagtatcagtccggcatgactaaagagttcagttcggcacaaccaaagagttcggctccagcctacagctcggtaaaagccaaccaatcaaactctgctctcaggtcggcatcaagctctactctcagatcggcaaaagctgctcggcaataattcggcagttcggtctcagtattcgaccgaactaggagataatggactcatgcaggatctccacgacttccgttacacccacgatctatttagtggtgtcaagcagtcattaactcatgcaggatagtggacccatgcaaggtcgccacgatctccacgacatccactacctagcaaatggtgctgcatgccacgatcttggtcctttgtataaatagaacctagatcagatagatagggttagactctctccctcgctctctagagaaaaaatatcaaatagcaagtttgtatttgtaagctgtagaaaacagatcaagcaatacaactctgccctcttttcttcccgtggacgtagatttacttcagtaaatcgaaccacgtaaaatctctgtgtcgtgatctgttttctctaccagcattcactaacatcaaaaattcgccgatccATCATAGGCCATTTTCCGATGGGTTGTAGGAGATATCTAAGAGAAAACCatgaaaaaaaatgttaagCGCATTACAAATTTCTTTTTACAGTATCTACACCTTCAATTTTTCTGTGGAATTGTTTGTGGTTTCAGGGTTTTGCTTAGGATTGTAGTCTCATATGTATAAGGGTTTCTCCTCTCTTCGCTATCCGAGCTCATTTATGCTTAATTACCTATTCTAGTCCTGTTTTTGTGTTTACAGAGCTGAGAGTTTTTTCTTCTATTCAATATATGTGGATAGTATGTAACTAGTATTAGTTCTAAAACTTTGAAGTTGTGATACTTTCCCAAAAAATCTTGATATGCTGCCTGTTTTAAACCAATTCAAATTGCAATGTTTAGAATTTAACTTCTGAGTTTTATGAGGCTTTCATGCTTTCAGTGTAAACTGAGATTGAATAATGATTGACATGGAGAATCTGTTACGGTGCATCACAAGTTGTTTGTGGTCGACCGgctatatactagtattatttttgctCTTATAATCGACATGCTAACGGTAATGGTCTTTTAACAAGATGAGAATAATGTCCTATCTGGTTCACTATCAGATGATGGACAAAATCCCGGCGTCTAACTTAGTATACAAATTTGTCTGTGCATTTGGCCTTTTGCAACTCTTAGTGTTACATCTTCAAAACCACAAGCCACGATTGCTTGCTTCTCGTATAGATTTGTAATTGATATCATCATTTTGCCATTCCaccttttgttttgttttctgtttGCTTGTAATCTTCTCTTTCAGTGCTCAGTATTTCACTAAGTTAGGCCTGAATCTGAATTACAAACACTTCAGGGGTCCTGAGTTGCCGACTCTTCTATGGCTTCTTTTAGAGCGTTCTTGAACAGTCCTGTTGGCCCAAAAACAACTCACTTTTGGGGCCCTGTTGCTAACTGGGGTTTCGTCATTGCTGTAAGATTCTCCACCTGTATGAAAAATGATGAATTTAATTTGCATTCATGCTCAATTGTTTCGATTCGTTTCATTATGCAGGGACTAGTAGACATGAAAAAACCTCCGGAAATGATTTCTGGCAATATGACTGGAGGTTTGGAGTTGGATTTCGCAGATTGGTTTTCTATCTTAAAATATGTCCCAACGAATTTGTTTCTACTTCATTCTTTCTGTGTTTAACGATGCAGCAATGTGCGTATATTCTGCATTGTTCATGAGGTTTGCTTGGATGGTTCAGCCGCGCAACTACCTGTTACTTGCCTGCCATGCTTCAAATGAGACCGTGCAACTCTATCAACTCTCCCGCTGGGCCAAGGGTCAAGGGTAAGCTCTGACCCGAGGCTCCTAGCTATATGTCTTGAGAAACACGCGTGTCTGATCATATATTGTGAACTAACAGTGCAACTGATGTTCGTCTTCATGGCTAGGTACTTGGGAGAGAAGAAAGCCGAGGCCTCGCCTCAGTGAATAGAATGGTAGTGCTTTGTGTTCTTGCTAGAGCTGAAATCTCAGCTTACCTTCCGTCTGCAACAATGGAAATGGAGAACAAAAGGCTTGTATATCAttcaaatttgtttttatttttcctcAAAACTCCCTCTAGACTTGTGTGTATCAAAGATTTACCAAATCAAGCTTAGATTTCTACTTATGTGAAGATGTTTTTTTTACAGTGTTGTTCAATTGCTCGTATTTCTTAATTCATACCTATCATGTATGTCTAAGTTTTTCGTAAAGGCATTGCATGAATTGACTCGTTGGATCAATTGTCCCAGCATCCAAGGTGCTTATAATCAGCACCGGGAATATTCATTGGGTTTGTCGGTTAATACCCTTGGTctaacaaaaaaatacataaatattgATTCTTCATTTATTTCGTGACTATGGTGACTCAAATCCCGATTTATCGATTGGGATTGACACATCTAACTAGTCAAGTTTCATGATGTGAAGTTTCATAATTAAGTTCCATGGTGCGAAAGCATCGAAGAAAAGACTAAATTAAGCTTGAATTACTGATTGAGATAAAAACTTGTTACTAAGAAT
This genomic interval from Salvia splendens isolate huo1 chromosome 13, SspV2, whole genome shotgun sequence contains the following:
- the LOC121761289 gene encoding mitochondrial pyruvate carrier 1-like; the encoded protein is MASFRAFLNSPVGPKTTHFWGPVANWGFVIAGLVDMKKPPEMISGNMTGAMCVYSALFMRFAWMVQPRNYLLLACHASNETVQLYQLSRWAKGQGYLGEKKAEASPQ